In Deltaproteobacteria bacterium, the genomic window GTCCCGCACGCGTCCCACGAATAACACGACCCCACCCGCCCGCTCGTCCGCCAACGCCGCATACGCCGAGTCGATCGAGAGCGACTCAGTGGTAACGAGAATCGGGCAGAGATCGATCGACATAAATTATCCGCCGGCCACGGGTGGAATTAACGCGACTTCGTCGCCGGGCTGAATAGCGTAGTCGGCCGCGACATACGCGTGATTCACCGCCACGCGCGTACACGAAGACCAGCGCGCGGCCTCGGTCGAATCGGGGAGGACATAACGGAGCAATTCACCGGCGTGGACCGGTTCCGGGACATCGATCGCGATCGACGCGGAGCCAACCCGATCACGCAAGCCCGCAAATAATAAGATTTGGAGTTTCATGCCACGTCTCCACCGCACACGATCGGTAACTGCTGAACACAGACGCGACTCCCCGCCACGGCATCAGTGCAATCCTCCGGCAGGACAATCAGCGCGTTCGCTTCCGCAAACGGACGCAACCGATGCGATTCTTGTACACCAAGCGGCGTTACGGTCCAACGAT contains:
- a CDS encoding MoaD/ThiS family protein — protein: MKLQILLFAGLRDRVGSASIAIDVPEPVHAGELLRYVLPDSTEAARWSSCTRVAVNHAYVAADYAIQPGDEVALIPPVAGG